The Lonchura striata isolate bLonStr1 chromosome Z, bLonStr1.mat, whole genome shotgun sequence genome window below encodes:
- the EMC4 gene encoding ER membrane protein complex subunit 4 isoform X2, whose translation MNLFIMYMAGNTISIFPAMMVCMMGWRPLQALMSLSATLKALESSSRRALQGLVFLVGNGLGLALALYKCQAMGLLPTRPSDWLAFVTPPQRMEFTGGGLIL comes from the exons ATGAACCTGTTCATCATGTACATGGCCGGCAACACCATCTCCATCTTCCCAGCCATGATGGTCTGCATGATGGGCTGGCGCCCGCTGCAGGCCCTCATGTCCCTGTCTGCCA CTCTGAAGGCCCTGGAGAGCTCCAGCCGGCgggccctgcagggcctcgtgttCCTGGTGGGcaatgggctggggctggcactaGCCCTCTACAAGTGCCAGGCcatggggctgctgcccacccGCCCCTCCGACTGGCTGGCCTTCGTCACCCCCCCGCAG CGCATGGAGTTCACTGGGGGGGGCCTGATCTTGTGA